The proteins below are encoded in one region of Micromonospora pisi:
- a CDS encoding MFS transporter has product MFQEVRTVLNMKPYREVLTLPGLRPLLLVSILARVPMAASAVVMTLHVVGLGYGYGPAGLVGAFMTVGSALGAPLLGRLVDRRGLRPLLIVTTVASAVFWVAAPSLSYPFLLGSVLLGGLLTLPVFSVVRQSIAALVPPDQRRPAYALDSMSVEVSFMTGPALAVLLATAVSPEVAMYAIGAGMVLSGVLLFVLDPPTRTQSESTTPAAPLARRDWLTPRLVGLLALAAASTLVLGGTDVAVVAVLRDAGQVGWTGAVLTMWATYSLLGGFAYGALSRPVSPLLLTILLGLATIPVGLGGGQWWLLSLALLPAGALCAPTLAASSDAVSRLAPASVRGEAMGLHGSAITVGIAIGAPTAGAVIDASSPAWGFAATGLLGTVIALVVLPLELRRRQRAATRPAPAAEPTGEATLAASGAGSSSPR; this is encoded by the coding sequence ATGTTCCAGGAGGTACGGACCGTGTTGAATATGAAGCCTTACCGGGAAGTGCTCACGCTTCCCGGACTGCGGCCACTGCTGCTGGTGTCGATCCTGGCCAGGGTGCCGATGGCGGCCAGTGCCGTGGTGATGACCCTGCACGTGGTCGGCCTCGGTTACGGCTACGGGCCGGCCGGTCTGGTCGGCGCGTTCATGACGGTCGGCTCGGCGCTCGGCGCACCCCTGCTCGGCCGGCTGGTCGACCGACGCGGACTGCGACCACTGCTGATCGTCACCACCGTCGCGTCCGCGGTCTTCTGGGTCGCCGCGCCGAGCCTGTCGTACCCGTTCCTGCTCGGCTCGGTCCTGCTCGGCGGCCTGTTGACACTGCCGGTCTTCTCGGTGGTACGGCAGTCGATCGCCGCGCTGGTGCCACCGGACCAACGGCGGCCGGCGTACGCGCTGGACTCGATGTCGGTCGAGGTCTCCTTCATGACCGGGCCGGCGCTCGCCGTACTCCTGGCCACCGCCGTGTCGCCGGAGGTCGCCATGTACGCCATCGGCGCCGGCATGGTCCTCTCCGGGGTGCTCCTGTTCGTACTCGACCCGCCGACCCGTACCCAGTCGGAGTCGACCACCCCGGCGGCTCCACTGGCCCGCCGGGACTGGCTCACCCCCCGCCTGGTGGGCCTGCTCGCACTGGCCGCCGCCAGCACGCTGGTGCTCGGCGGCACCGACGTCGCCGTGGTGGCAGTGTTGCGCGACGCCGGGCAGGTCGGCTGGACCGGTGCGGTGCTGACGATGTGGGCCACCTACTCGCTCCTCGGCGGCTTCGCGTACGGCGCGCTCTCCCGACCGGTCTCGCCGCTGCTGCTGACGATCCTGCTCGGCCTGGCCACCATTCCGGTGGGGCTCGGCGGCGGGCAGTGGTGGCTGCTCAGCCTCGCCCTGCTGCCCGCTGGCGCGCTCTGCGCCCCGACCCTCGCGGCCAGCTCGGACGCGGTGAGCCGGCTGGCACCGGCGAGCGTACGGGGTGAGGCGATGGGCCTGCACGGCTCGGCGATCACCGTTGGCATCGCCATCGGGGCGCCGACGGCCGGCGCGGTCATCGACGCCTCGTCCCCGGCCTGGGGCTTCGCCGCGACCGGCCTGCTCGGCACGGTGATCGCGCTGGTGGTGCTGCCGCTCGAACTGCGGCGCCGGCAGCGGGCCGCGACCAGGCCGGCACCGGCCGCCGAGCCGACCGGGGAGGCCACGTTGGCGGCCAGCGGGGCGGGCTCCTCCAGCCCACGCTGA
- a CDS encoding nicotinamidase yields the protein MSRALIIVDVQNDFCEGGSLAVGGGAEVAAAISDLIAAEPQRWRHIVATKDYHVDPGAHFAEVPDYAHSWPAHCVAGSPGAEFHPNLRTDRIEAVFRKGERAAAYSGFEGYADNGAGLADWLREHDVDTVELVGIATDHCVRATALDARREGFDTTVLLDLTAGVSGHSTELALDELGEAGVTLRGEPVVKAA from the coding sequence ATGAGTCGAGCACTGATCATCGTCGACGTGCAGAACGACTTCTGCGAGGGCGGTTCGCTCGCGGTCGGCGGCGGCGCCGAGGTCGCGGCGGCGATCTCCGACCTGATCGCGGCCGAGCCGCAACGGTGGCGGCACATCGTGGCGACCAAGGACTACCACGTCGACCCGGGCGCCCACTTCGCCGAGGTGCCGGACTACGCGCACTCGTGGCCGGCCCACTGTGTGGCGGGCTCGCCCGGCGCCGAATTCCATCCGAACCTGCGTACGGACCGGATCGAGGCGGTGTTCCGCAAGGGTGAGCGGGCGGCGGCGTACTCCGGGTTCGAGGGGTACGCCGACAACGGCGCGGGACTGGCCGACTGGCTGCGCGAACACGACGTCGACACGGTCGAACTGGTCGGGATCGCCACTGACCACTGTGTGCGGGCCACCGCACTGGACGCCCGCCGGGAGGGATTCGACACCACTGTGCTGCTCGACCTGACCGCAGGGGTGTCCGGCCACAGCACCGAACTGGCGCTGGACGAACTGGGTGAGGCGGGCGTCACACTACGCGGCGAACCGGTGGTCAAAGCAGCCTGA
- a CDS encoding DUF2017 domain-containing protein codes for MFRRYGEHCVATFATDEIRVLRKVAGEVVGLLTDGFDHDDPVVGRLFPDIYPDDPGNSAEFRRYTEGDLKTGKIDQAGAILAALPPETGGEVRLDAEAAEAWLRALNDARLAMGVRLEIKDGTDLSDELDQALVADPTSSRVFQLSVYAYLGYLQESLLNALVD; via the coding sequence ATGTTCCGGCGGTACGGCGAGCACTGCGTGGCCACGTTCGCGACGGACGAGATCCGGGTCCTGCGTAAGGTCGCCGGTGAGGTTGTGGGACTGCTCACCGACGGCTTCGACCATGACGATCCGGTGGTCGGTCGGCTCTTCCCGGACATCTACCCCGACGATCCGGGCAACTCGGCCGAGTTCCGCCGCTACACCGAGGGCGACCTCAAGACCGGCAAGATCGATCAGGCCGGGGCGATCCTCGCCGCGCTCCCCCCGGAGACCGGGGGTGAGGTACGTCTCGATGCCGAGGCGGCCGAGGCCTGGCTCCGCGCCCTCAACGACGCCCGACTGGCGATGGGCGTACGGCTGGAGATCAAGGACGGCACCGACCTGAGTGACGAACTCGACCAGGCCCTCGTGGCGGACCCGACCTCGAGCCGGGTCTTCCAGCTCTCCGTCTACGCCTACCTCGGCTACCTCCAGGAGTCCCTGCTCAACGCCCTCGTCGACTAG
- a CDS encoding Mov34/MPN/PAD-1 family protein — protein sequence MLSIDRAIRDAIVAHARRDHPDEACGVVAGPAGSDTPTRHIPMENSARSMTFYEFDSMEQLRVWREMDDRDEEPVVIYHSHTATEAYPSRTDIAFAGEPGAHYLLVSTRDPDSEEIRSFRIVDGVVTEEPVQIVEAAVDPHAVQSYMFGQSPTTVDYECSGR from the coding sequence GTGCTGAGCATCGACCGGGCGATCCGCGACGCGATCGTCGCGCACGCTCGTCGGGACCACCCCGACGAGGCCTGCGGTGTGGTCGCCGGCCCGGCCGGCAGTGATACGCCGACCCGACACATCCCGATGGAAAACTCCGCCCGCTCGATGACCTTCTACGAGTTCGACTCGATGGAGCAGTTGCGGGTGTGGCGGGAGATGGACGATCGGGACGAGGAGCCGGTGGTGATCTACCACTCGCACACCGCGACCGAGGCGTACCCGTCCCGCACCGACATCGCTTTCGCCGGTGAGCCGGGTGCCCACTACCTGCTGGTCTCCACCCGCGACCCGGACTCCGAGGAGATTCGCTCGTTCCGGATCGTCGATGGAGTGGTGACCGAGGAGCCGGTCCAGATCGTCGAGGCCGCGGTGGACCCGCACGCCGTGCAGTCCTACATGTTCGGGCAGAGCCCGACGACGGTCGACTACGAGTGTTCCGGCCGCTGA
- a CDS encoding nicotinate phosphoribosyltransferase, with product MSTPHSSLLTDHYELTMVSAALRDGTADRQCVFEVFTRRLPTGRRYGVVAGTARLVELVRDFRFDDAELAWLREAGVVDEQTAAWLSRFRFTGDIEGYAEGELFFPGSPILTVSGTFAECVLLETLALSVLNHDCAIAAAAARMVTAARGRTVIEMGSRRAHEEAAVAAARSAYLAGFGFTSNLAAGQRYGIPTAGTAAHAFTLLHDDESAAFASQVAAQGKGTTLLVDTYDIAQGIRNAIAVAGPDLRAIRIDSGDLSVLAHHSRELLDSLGATETKIIVSGDLDEYAIAALAAEPVDMYGAGTAVVTGSGAPTAGLVYKLVEVDGRPVVKRSENKATVGGRKVAIRRHKPTGTATEEIVVSQGVPDHRPNDRLLQRSYLVGGEPVELPGLVESREHLRQCLISIPWEGLKLSAGDPTIPVTVVPTN from the coding sequence GTGAGCACTCCTCATTCCTCGTTGCTGACCGACCACTACGAGCTGACCATGGTCAGTGCCGCGCTGCGTGACGGCACGGCGGACCGCCAGTGCGTCTTCGAGGTGTTCACCCGTCGACTGCCCACCGGCCGACGCTATGGTGTGGTCGCCGGCACCGCCCGGCTGGTCGAGCTGGTCCGCGACTTCCGCTTCGACGACGCCGAACTGGCCTGGCTGCGGGAGGCCGGGGTGGTCGACGAACAGACCGCCGCCTGGCTGTCCCGGTTCCGCTTCACCGGTGACATCGAGGGGTACGCCGAGGGTGAGCTCTTCTTCCCCGGCTCGCCGATCCTGACCGTCTCCGGCACCTTCGCCGAGTGCGTACTGCTGGAGACGCTGGCGTTGTCGGTGCTCAACCACGACTGCGCGATCGCCGCCGCGGCGGCCCGGATGGTCACCGCCGCCCGGGGCCGTACGGTGATCGAGATGGGTTCCCGGCGCGCCCACGAGGAGGCCGCGGTCGCCGCCGCCCGGTCGGCGTACCTGGCCGGTTTCGGCTTCACCTCCAACCTGGCCGCCGGCCAGCGGTACGGCATCCCGACCGCCGGCACCGCCGCGCACGCGTTCACGCTGCTGCACGACGACGAGTCGGCCGCGTTCGCCTCGCAGGTGGCGGCGCAGGGCAAGGGGACCACGCTGCTGGTCGACACGTACGACATCGCCCAGGGCATCCGGAACGCGATCGCGGTCGCCGGCCCGGACCTGCGGGCGATCCGGATCGACTCGGGTGACCTGTCGGTGCTGGCGCACCACTCGCGTGAGTTGCTCGACTCGCTCGGCGCGACCGAGACGAAGATCATCGTGTCGGGTGACCTGGACGAGTACGCGATCGCCGCACTCGCCGCCGAACCGGTCGACATGTACGGCGCCGGAACCGCGGTGGTCACCGGCTCGGGCGCCCCCACCGCCGGGCTGGTCTACAAGCTGGTCGAGGTCGACGGGCGCCCGGTGGTCAAACGCTCGGAGAACAAGGCGACCGTCGGCGGTCGCAAGGTGGCGATCCGCCGCCACAAGCCGACCGGGACCGCGACCGAGGAGATCGTGGTCTCGCAGGGGGTGCCCGACCACCGGCCGAACGACCGGCTGCTCCAGCGCAGCTACCTGGTCGGAGGCGAGCCGGTGGAGCTGCCCGGACTGGTCGAGTCCCGGGAGCACCTGCGCCAGTGCCTCATCTCGATCCCCTGGGAGGGGCTCAAGCTCTCCGCCGGAGATCCGACGATCCCGGTCACCGTCGTGCCCACGAACTGA
- a CDS encoding helix-turn-helix transcriptional regulator, which translates to MVLWNFVGRAAELARITAAATSSSGRGLIFSGEAGIGKSRLLREAVERLPPEKFAVWQASGNIATSGLPFGGLAQVLPADQPAGLSAAGVLRWALDALQQQAAGRNIVLSIDDAHLLDQSSAALVYLIAHSANAKVFCTVRSGEEIPLSIRALWRDDLVEYAVLRAMDLSEAHELLDELLGGHLDGISADKLYRHAQGNALMLRELVLAGVANNELVRNDIGTWSWTRSGPVELGPSLEELIDTRIGQLSPGERRVLELVAIGEPIGIRLLQDVTEPADVDAVQNRGLIREEHDDRRVNVFLAHPLYGDLVRKQCPASRARRLKAELADLVERVGRNRRDDLLRVAVWRLDSDTVQDSGLLLRAAGQAFGRFDVPLAARLARAALKNDGGFDAAELLATILMFTDQPERAISVLDGVADQVTTDERRGRWLTVRGMVTYWGLSEQSTVKEISAAAEQLVDPPARARVRAFEAIMRLHQLDFAEALRLSRAVLDRPAATLSARGLARCTIAHLQAAQGELQHSGRAVTGVAADEALWRGDMPYLQLALELARGTRLALAGDLKGIDEIVAAEFADLAVAGDFRLGSGYLSILRAQAARLRGRTGEALRTSTDACAVLATSRVFAGLAHAERAHAAALQGDTTQATDAMAVSDQTHSPGMEILYPWREQARAAVLASVGNLEGAVDHLTTLVGNLRRDGLTGHEVLALHDLVRLDRAQLEVGRETRDGRRQSVAHRLTELTETVEGVLPPLLARHARAVAARSGDELLAVASSFDELELNLYAAEATAMAVARLREAKSPRAHEANVRLSALLERCDTVRTPALTAEQPALTERERQIARLAAGGVPSRNIAEQLYISTRTVENHLQRVYTKLGVTGRGELWPALRALPDHDGKARP; encoded by the coding sequence ATGGTTCTGTGGAACTTCGTCGGCCGCGCGGCTGAACTCGCCCGTATCACCGCCGCCGCCACCAGTTCGAGTGGGCGCGGCCTCATTTTCAGTGGTGAAGCCGGAATCGGCAAGAGCAGACTTCTCCGGGAAGCTGTCGAACGGCTGCCACCGGAGAAGTTCGCAGTTTGGCAGGCTTCCGGCAACATCGCCACCAGTGGGCTGCCGTTCGGCGGCCTGGCCCAGGTACTGCCGGCCGACCAGCCGGCCGGTCTCTCCGCCGCCGGGGTGCTGCGCTGGGCCCTCGACGCCCTCCAGCAGCAGGCCGCCGGGCGCAACATCGTGCTCTCCATCGACGACGCCCACCTGCTCGACCAGTCCTCCGCCGCACTGGTCTACCTGATCGCACACTCCGCGAACGCCAAGGTGTTCTGCACGGTACGCAGCGGCGAGGAGATCCCGCTCTCGATCCGGGCACTGTGGAGGGACGACCTGGTCGAGTACGCCGTACTGCGGGCGATGGACCTGTCCGAGGCGCACGAACTCCTGGACGAACTGCTCGGCGGTCACCTGGACGGCATCTCCGCCGACAAGCTCTACCGGCACGCCCAGGGCAACGCGCTGATGCTGCGCGAACTGGTGCTCGCCGGGGTCGCCAACAACGAACTGGTCCGGAACGACATCGGCACCTGGAGCTGGACCCGTTCCGGCCCGGTGGAACTGGGCCCGAGCCTGGAAGAGCTGATCGACACCCGGATCGGGCAACTCAGCCCCGGAGAACGCCGGGTACTCGAACTGGTCGCCATCGGCGAACCGATCGGCATCCGGCTGTTGCAGGACGTCACCGAGCCGGCGGACGTGGACGCCGTCCAGAATCGTGGGCTGATCCGTGAGGAACACGACGACCGCCGGGTGAACGTGTTCCTGGCCCACCCGCTCTACGGTGACCTGGTCCGCAAGCAGTGCCCGGCGAGCCGGGCCCGCCGGCTGAAGGCCGAACTCGCCGACCTGGTGGAGCGGGTTGGCAGGAACCGGAGGGACGACCTGCTCCGGGTGGCGGTGTGGCGGCTCGACTCCGACACCGTGCAGGACTCCGGGCTGCTGCTCCGCGCGGCCGGCCAGGCGTTCGGTCGGTTCGACGTACCGCTCGCCGCCCGACTGGCCAGGGCGGCGCTCAAGAACGACGGCGGTTTCGACGCCGCCGAACTGCTCGCCACCATCCTGATGTTCACCGATCAGCCGGAGCGGGCGATCAGCGTCCTGGACGGCGTCGCCGACCAGGTCACCACCGACGAGCGACGCGGCCGGTGGCTGACCGTACGGGGCATGGTGACGTACTGGGGCCTGAGTGAGCAGTCGACCGTCAAGGAGATCTCGGCGGCGGCCGAACAGCTCGTCGACCCGCCCGCGCGGGCCCGGGTCCGCGCGTTCGAAGCCATCATGCGCCTGCACCAGCTCGACTTCGCCGAGGCGCTCCGACTGAGCCGGGCGGTGCTGGACCGGCCGGCGGCGACACTCTCCGCCCGGGGACTGGCCCGGTGCACGATCGCGCACCTCCAAGCCGCCCAGGGCGAGCTGCAACACAGTGGGCGTGCGGTGACCGGGGTGGCGGCCGACGAGGCGCTGTGGCGGGGCGACATGCCCTACCTGCAACTCGCCCTGGAACTGGCCCGGGGTACCCGACTCGCGCTCGCCGGTGACCTGAAGGGCATCGACGAGATCGTCGCCGCCGAGTTCGCCGACCTGGCGGTGGCCGGCGACTTCCGGCTCGGCTCCGGTTATCTGTCAATCCTGCGTGCCCAGGCCGCCCGGTTGCGCGGCCGGACCGGGGAGGCGCTGCGGACCAGCACCGACGCGTGCGCGGTGCTCGCGACCAGTCGGGTCTTCGCCGGCCTGGCCCACGCCGAACGGGCCCACGCGGCGGCGCTACAGGGCGACACCACGCAGGCCACCGACGCGATGGCCGTCTCCGACCAGACACACTCGCCCGGGATGGAGATCCTCTATCCGTGGCGGGAGCAGGCCCGCGCGGCCGTACTCGCGTCGGTCGGCAACCTGGAAGGGGCCGTCGACCACCTGACCACTCTGGTCGGGAACCTGCGGCGGGACGGTCTCACCGGGCACGAGGTGTTGGCGCTACACGACCTGGTCCGGCTGGACCGCGCCCAACTGGAGGTCGGCCGGGAGACCCGGGACGGTCGACGGCAGAGCGTGGCACACCGGCTGACCGAACTGACCGAGACCGTCGAAGGCGTTCTGCCCCCGCTGCTGGCCCGACACGCCCGGGCGGTCGCCGCCCGCTCCGGTGACGAACTCCTCGCCGTGGCGAGCAGCTTCGACGAGCTGGAGCTGAACCTGTACGCCGCCGAGGCGACCGCGATGGCGGTGGCCCGGCTCCGCGAGGCCAAGTCACCCCGGGCGCACGAGGCGAACGTACGGCTGAGCGCGCTGCTGGAACGCTGCGACACCGTACGCACACCGGCGCTGACCGCCGAGCAGCCGGCACTGACCGAACGGGAACGCCAGATCGCCCGGCTGGCCGCCGGTGGGGTGCCGAGCCGCAACATCGCCGAGCAGCTCTACATCTCGACCAGGACGGTGGAGAACCACCTCCAGCGGGTCTACACCAAGCTCGGCGTGACCGGGCGCGGCGAGCTGTGGCCGGCGCTGCGTGCGCTGCCGGACCACGACGGCAAGGCCAGACCGTGA
- a CDS encoding aldo/keto reductase has translation MKNRRIGAVEVSAIGLGGMPMSIEGRPDDESRSIRTIHTALDAGVTLIDTANAYHIHADEVGHNESLIARALASYGGDSSDVLVATKGGMFRPGDGSWGSDGRPESLRAACEASLKRLGVESIGLYQHHRPDPSVPYADSIGVLRDLLDEGKIQMAGISNANPAQIREAQEVLGGRLVSVQNQFSPAFRSSEPELMLCDELGIAFLPWAPLGGIAQAAQLGSRFQPFADVAASRGVSPQQICLAWHLAQSPVVIPIPGASRPESILDSVAAAALTLDDDELAALTFG, from the coding sequence ATGAAGAACCGCCGCATCGGTGCGGTCGAGGTGAGCGCGATCGGGCTCGGCGGTATGCCGATGTCGATCGAGGGTCGCCCGGACGACGAGAGCCGGTCGATCCGTACCATCCACACCGCGCTCGACGCCGGTGTCACCCTGATCGACACGGCGAACGCCTATCACATACACGCCGACGAGGTCGGCCACAACGAGTCGTTGATCGCGCGGGCGCTGGCCAGCTACGGGGGCGACAGCTCGGACGTGCTGGTGGCCACCAAGGGCGGGATGTTCCGGCCCGGCGACGGCAGCTGGGGCAGCGACGGTCGACCCGAGTCGCTCCGGGCCGCCTGTGAGGCATCACTCAAGCGGCTCGGCGTCGAGTCGATCGGCCTCTACCAGCACCACCGCCCGGACCCGTCGGTCCCGTACGCGGACTCGATCGGCGTCCTGCGGGACCTGCTCGACGAGGGCAAGATCCAGATGGCCGGCATCTCGAACGCCAACCCGGCGCAGATCCGGGAGGCCCAGGAGGTCCTCGGCGGCCGACTGGTCTCGGTGCAGAACCAGTTCTCCCCCGCGTTCCGCAGCTCCGAGCCGGAACTGATGCTCTGCGACGAACTGGGCATCGCCTTCCTGCCCTGGGCGCCGCTGGGCGGCATCGCCCAGGCCGCGCAGTTGGGCAGCCGGTTCCAGCCCTTCGCCGACGTGGCCGCGTCCCGTGGGGTCAGCCCGCAGCAGATCTGCCTGGCCTGGCACCTGGCCCAGTCGCCGGTGGTCATCCCGATCCCCGGGGCGAGCCGCCCGGAGTCGATCCTCGATTCGGTGGCAGCCGCCGCGCTGACCCTGGACGACGACGAACTGGCCGCGCTCACCTTCGGCTGA
- the ctaD gene encoding cytochrome c oxidase subunit I, giving the protein MTTVAPKPIVTRPWPVRQPVRGSAIARLLRTTDAKQIGIMYMITAFAFFMIGGLMALLMRAELARPGLQFLSPEQYNQLFTMHGTIMLLFFATPIVFAFANYVVPLQIGAPDVSFPRLNSFAYWLYLFGGTMALAGFASPGGAADFGWFAYAPLSSVENSPGVGANLWIVGLAVSGLGTILGGVNMITTILTLRAPGMTMFRMSIFTWAILVTSLLVIMVFPLLAAALFALAADRILGAHVFDAATGGPMLWQHLFWFFGHPEVYIVALPFFGIISEVIPVFSRKPMFGYKGMVGAMIGIAALSMSVWAHHMFATGQVLLPFFSFLSFLIAVPTGMKFFNWIGTMWRGQISFESPMLWAVGFLVTFLFGGLSGVLLASPPVDFHVSDTYFVVAHFHYVLFGTIVFAVFAGIYFWFPKMFGRMLDERLAKVHFWLTMVGFHTTFLVQHWLGAEGMPRRYADYLPGDGFTTLNTISTIGAFITGISTLPFLYNVWKSYKTGPVVEVDDPWGHGNSLEWATSSPPPLRNFDRMPRIRSERPAFDLKFPHLAAGHSLAGPPEGGAKPLTSESDGGASYQEDVASDIDRH; this is encoded by the coding sequence GTGACCACCGTCGCACCGAAGCCGATCGTGACCCGGCCATGGCCGGTCCGCCAGCCGGTCAGGGGTTCGGCCATCGCGCGGCTGCTGCGTACGACGGACGCGAAGCAGATCGGGATCATGTACATGATCACCGCGTTCGCGTTCTTCATGATCGGCGGCCTGATGGCGCTGCTCATGCGGGCCGAGCTGGCCCGGCCGGGGCTGCAGTTCCTGTCGCCTGAGCAGTACAACCAGCTCTTCACCATGCACGGCACGATCATGCTGCTCTTCTTCGCGACGCCGATCGTGTTCGCTTTCGCGAACTACGTGGTGCCGTTGCAGATCGGCGCACCGGACGTTTCCTTTCCGCGGCTGAACAGCTTCGCCTACTGGCTCTACCTGTTCGGTGGCACCATGGCGCTGGCCGGTTTCGCCAGCCCCGGTGGCGCCGCCGACTTCGGCTGGTTCGCGTACGCGCCGTTGAGCAGTGTGGAGAACTCGCCGGGTGTCGGCGCCAACCTGTGGATCGTCGGCCTGGCGGTCTCCGGTCTGGGCACCATCCTCGGTGGCGTGAACATGATCACCACGATCCTCACGCTCCGTGCGCCCGGCATGACGATGTTCCGGATGTCGATCTTCACCTGGGCCATCCTGGTCACCAGCCTGCTGGTCATCATGGTCTTCCCGCTGCTCGCGGCGGCCCTGTTCGCGCTCGCCGCGGACCGGATCCTGGGGGCACACGTCTTCGACGCGGCCACCGGCGGACCAATGCTCTGGCAGCACCTCTTCTGGTTCTTCGGTCATCCCGAGGTCTACATCGTCGCGCTGCCGTTCTTCGGCATCATCAGCGAGGTCATCCCGGTCTTCTCCCGCAAGCCGATGTTCGGCTACAAGGGCATGGTCGGCGCGATGATCGGTATCGCCGCACTCTCGATGAGCGTCTGGGCACACCACATGTTCGCCACCGGTCAGGTGCTGCTGCCGTTCTTCTCGTTCCTCAGCTTCCTGATCGCCGTACCGACCGGTATGAAGTTCTTCAACTGGATCGGCACCATGTGGCGTGGCCAGATCAGCTTCGAATCGCCCATGCTCTGGGCGGTCGGCTTCCTGGTGACGTTCCTCTTCGGTGGTCTCTCCGGGGTGCTGCTGGCCAGCCCGCCGGTCGACTTCCACGTCTCCGACACCTACTTCGTGGTGGCGCACTTCCACTACGTGCTCTTCGGCACCATCGTGTTCGCCGTCTTCGCCGGCATCTACTTCTGGTTCCCGAAGATGTTCGGCCGGATGCTGGACGAGCGCCTGGCCAAGGTGCACTTCTGGCTCACCATGGTCGGCTTCCACACCACCTTCCTGGTGCAGCACTGGCTCGGCGCCGAGGGCATGCCCCGGCGGTACGCCGACTACCTGCCCGGGGACGGCTTCACCACGTTGAACACGATCTCCACGATCGGTGCGTTCATCACGGGCATCTCGACCCTGCCGTTCCTCTACAACGTGTGGAAGTCGTACAAGACCGGCCCGGTGGTGGAGGTCGACGACCCGTGGGGCCACGGCAACTCGCTCGAATGGGCCACCAGCTCGCCGCCGCCGCTGCGGAACTTCGACCGGATGCCCCGGATCCGCTCCGAGCGGCCGGCGTTCGACCTCAAGTTCCCGCACCTCGCCGCAGGTCACTCCCTGGCCGGTCCGCCTGAGGGTGGCGCCAAGCCGCTGACCAGCGAGTCCGACGGTGGGGCCAGCTACCAGGAGGACGTCGCCTCCGACATCGACCGGCACTGA
- the clpS gene encoding ATP-dependent Clp protease adapter ClpS — protein sequence MAAPQIAPVETPDTEEVPVSDRAWVTIVWDDPVNLMSYVTWVFQKLFGYSREKAEELMLDVHHKGRAVVSSGARERMEHDASQLHAYGLWATVDRS from the coding sequence ATGGCGGCTCCCCAGATCGCACCAGTCGAGACGCCGGACACCGAGGAGGTGCCGGTCTCCGACCGGGCCTGGGTCACCATCGTGTGGGACGACCCGGTGAATCTGATGTCGTACGTCACGTGGGTGTTCCAGAAGCTCTTCGGCTACAGCCGTGAGAAGGCCGAGGAGTTGATGCTCGACGTGCACCACAAGGGGCGCGCCGTGGTCTCCAGCGGGGCCCGGGAGCGGATGGAGCACGATGCCTCCCAGCTGCACGCGTACGGGCTGTGGGCGACGGTCGACCGGTCGTGA
- a CDS encoding MoaD/ThiS family protein, giving the protein MAIEVRIPTILRSYTGGAKVVEGAGDTLAELLSNLDSTHSGLRGRLVTDEGALHRFVNIYVNDEDVRFLGALDAKVADGDTVTILPAVAGGAFGFAAAAAILSHTAR; this is encoded by the coding sequence ATGGCCATCGAGGTTCGCATCCCCACCATCCTGCGCAGCTACACCGGCGGCGCGAAGGTCGTCGAGGGCGCCGGAGACACCCTCGCCGAGCTGCTGTCCAATCTCGACTCCACGCACTCCGGCCTGCGGGGCCGGCTCGTCACGGACGAGGGTGCGCTGCACCGGTTCGTCAACATCTACGTCAACGACGAGGACGTACGGTTCCTCGGTGCCCTCGACGCGAAGGTCGCCGACGGCGACACCGTGACGATCCTGCCGGCCGTGGCCGGCGGCGCGTTCGGCTTCGCGGCGGCGGCCGCGATCCTGTCGCACACCGCCCGCTGA